From a single Nostoc sp. MS1 genomic region:
- a CDS encoding MFS transporter, whose product MINSVNTRPEILWRQVWGLATLLAAIVFSWMAYGFYQPIILEELKFAELVGWLGIWQGLLVAIIEPIIGGLSDRIQQRSGSRLSMISVGVVSAGLIFVVVSLLIQQNLPIGIRWIVPMLMTVWVITMMIFRTPAIALLTQFAPKSELPQANAVLVFVLGGIGAIGPILNILLNSMGASVTFLVGAIALIFAAYILQLFTPKHSLHICSINQQQIANTPTQMFVLIFIIGLATGVEINLLLSIFPQQLQTQLPNLTVEFIASAILLVSAIASVPLGDWTAQLGANKSMLLGLGIMTAAMGLTVLNDSDKLAIAFILTFGISFSLVFISMIPWVLSKIHPSRAGLGTGLYFGGSAAGMAIVSLFIKQLGSTSMGAAAFLLAELVFIVAAVCIVMSQKFRY is encoded by the coding sequence ATGATTAACTCGGTAAATACCCGCCCCGAAATTTTATGGCGACAAGTTTGGGGATTAGCCACCTTACTTGCAGCCATCGTTTTTAGTTGGATGGCTTACGGATTTTATCAGCCGATAATCTTAGAAGAATTAAAATTTGCCGAACTGGTTGGTTGGTTGGGGATATGGCAAGGCTTATTAGTAGCCATCATAGAACCGATAATTGGCGGACTGAGCGATCGCATCCAGCAGCGTTCGGGTAGTCGCTTATCTATGATTAGTGTTGGGGTAGTATCGGCGGGTTTAATTTTTGTGGTTGTATCGCTGTTAATTCAGCAAAATCTACCAATAGGCATACGCTGGATTGTACCCATGTTGATGACTGTGTGGGTAATCACCATGATGATTTTTCGTACCCCAGCGATCGCACTCTTAACACAATTTGCCCCCAAAAGTGAACTACCCCAAGCTAACGCAGTGTTGGTATTTGTCTTGGGGGGAATAGGCGCTATTGGGCCGATTCTGAATATTTTACTTAATAGTATGGGCGCGTCAGTTACCTTCTTAGTAGGCGCGATCGCTTTAATTTTTGCAGCATATATCCTCCAGCTATTCACTCCTAAACACTCGCTGCATATCTGTAGCATCAATCAGCAGCAGATAGCTAACACCCCTACACAGATGTTTGTGCTGATTTTCATCATTGGTTTAGCAACAGGAGTGGAAATTAATCTGCTACTATCAATATTTCCACAACAATTGCAGACACAATTACCCAACCTCACAGTAGAGTTTATTGCTTCAGCGATATTATTAGTATCTGCGATCGCTTCGGTTCCTTTGGGAGATTGGACAGCACAACTAGGCGCAAATAAATCAATGCTGCTTGGTTTGGGTATCATGACAGCTGCAATGGGATTGACTGTGTTAAATGACAGCGATAAATTAGCGATCGCCTTTATACTAACTTTCGGTATCAGCTTCAGTTTAGTTTTTATTAGTATGATCCCCTGGGTATTGAGTAAAATTCATCCCAGCCGTGCAGGCTTAGGTACAGGATTATATTTCGGTGGTAGTGCTGCTGGTATGGCTATAGTGTCTCTGTTTATCAAACAACTGGGAAGCACATCTATGGGTGCAGCTGCATTTTTGTTGGCTGAACTAGTTTTTATAGTAGCGGCTGTATGTATTGTTATGAGCCAGAAATTTCGTTACTGA
- a CDS encoding SDR family NAD(P)-dependent oxidoreductase yields the protein MAFIDEISHANVLIVGASQGIGLGFVKKLLQDERIAKIYATYRKLDLTSELITLQDEYSPRLTCLSLDITDELQITEVLQKISDETSKLHLVINCVGLLHEGNLQPEKSLRQINSDNLLRYFQVNSIGAVLLAKHLLPLFRHTDKSIFATISAKLGSIGDNQLGGWYGYRASKTALNMFMRTVAIEYGRSCPQTTVVTLHPGTTDTSLSRPFQKNVAAEKLFTVERTVNQLLTVIEQLQAGDSGQFFSWDGTRLPW from the coding sequence ATGGCTTTTATTGATGAAATTTCTCATGCTAATGTCTTGATTGTAGGAGCTAGCCAAGGCATCGGCTTAGGTTTTGTCAAAAAGTTGCTACAAGACGAGAGAATTGCTAAAATTTATGCCACTTATCGTAAATTAGATTTAACATCCGAGTTAATAACATTGCAGGATGAATATTCACCCCGATTAACTTGTCTATCACTAGATATTACAGATGAGTTGCAGATAACCGAAGTCTTGCAAAAGATTAGTGATGAAACGAGTAAATTACATTTAGTAATTAACTGTGTAGGACTGTTACACGAGGGAAATTTACAACCGGAAAAAAGCTTACGACAAATCAATTCAGACAATTTACTACGTTACTTTCAAGTCAATAGTATAGGCGCGGTTCTACTCGCTAAACACCTTTTGCCTTTGTTTAGACATACTGATAAGAGTATTTTTGCGACTATTTCTGCTAAATTGGGCAGCATAGGCGACAATCAACTCGGCGGCTGGTATGGCTATCGCGCCTCTAAAACTGCGCTGAATATGTTTATGCGGACTGTCGCCATTGAGTATGGTAGAAGCTGTCCTCAAACTACGGTAGTAACTTTACATCCAGGAACCACAGATACAAGTCTTTCTCGTCCCTTTCAGAAAAATGTGGCTGCGGAGAAATTATTTACAGTTGAACGCACTGTTAACCAATTATTAACAGTGATTGAACAACTTCAAGCAGGTGATAGTGGGCAGTTTTTTTCCTGGGATGGAACGAGATTACCTTGGTAA
- a CDS encoding helix-turn-helix domain-containing protein, translating to MGMIRLKIREYASVRGWTLKEVSDRSGVVYSTLRTYARSPGLATVDFTAIQKLAKTFDVMIEELVEVVQE from the coding sequence ATGGGAATGATTCGCCTCAAGATTCGTGAGTATGCGTCTGTGAGGGGTTGGACTTTGAAGGAAGTGTCTGACCGTTCTGGTGTAGTTTATAGCACTCTCAGAACCTATGCGCGATCGCCTGGATTAGCAACTGTAGATTTTACCGCCATTCAAAAGTTAGCCAAAACTTTTGATGTGATGATTGAGGAGTTGGTTGAGGTGGTGCAAGAGTAG
- a CDS encoding YnfA family protein: MTNVFSILLFVLAGLCEIGGGYLIWLWLREGKSVWLALAGAILLTTYGFVATLQPANFGRAYAAYGGIFIILSIIWGWLIDKIPPDRLDWIGTAIILVGVLVMMYAPRS; encoded by the coding sequence ATGACAAATGTTTTTTCGATACTGCTATTTGTTCTGGCGGGTTTGTGTGAAATTGGCGGTGGCTATTTGATATGGTTGTGGCTGCGTGAGGGAAAAAGTGTTTGGTTAGCATTAGCAGGAGCAATTCTTCTCACTACATACGGATTTGTCGCTACACTTCAACCCGCTAACTTTGGACGAGCTTATGCTGCTTATGGTGGTATTTTTATTATCCTTTCCATTATCTGGGGATGGCTAATCGATAAGATTCCACCTGATCGCTTGGATTGGATAGGAACCGCTATTATTCTTGTAGGCGTTTTAGTGATGATGTACGCCCCTAGAAGTTAA
- a CDS encoding S1 RNA-binding domain-containing protein, which yields MNSESKLSQKASSSFTMDDFAKALENHDYQFQKGQVVYGKVFQLDPDGAYVDIGGKSSAYLPREEASLRTVTDLAQVLPLNEELEFLIIREQNEEGQVTVSRRQLEIQHIWEKLAQLQEDSQTVEVRVTGVNKGGVTVDFQSLRGFIPRSHLLERDNLESLKGTTLTAGFLEVDRNTKKLVLSQRLGTRSSNFSQLEIGQLVEGKITGIKPFGVFVNIDGLSALLHIKQVSQKFIESLEKVFQVGQTLKAVIIDLDEGKNRVAISTRALENFPGEVLENFDEVMASAEARAHRAANKVNE from the coding sequence ATGAACTCCGAATCGAAACTATCTCAAAAAGCCAGTTCGTCTTTCACAATGGACGACTTCGCTAAAGCACTAGAAAACCACGATTATCAGTTTCAAAAGGGACAAGTTGTTTACGGTAAAGTTTTTCAACTTGACCCTGATGGAGCTTACGTTGATATTGGTGGTAAGTCGTCAGCTTATCTTCCCCGCGAAGAGGCTTCTTTGAGAACAGTTACCGATTTAGCGCAAGTACTGCCGTTGAATGAGGAGCTTGAGTTTCTGATTATTCGTGAACAGAATGAAGAAGGTCAAGTAACTGTCTCTCGACGGCAATTAGAAATTCAGCACATCTGGGAAAAATTAGCACAATTGCAAGAAGATTCCCAGACGGTGGAAGTACGGGTGACTGGTGTGAATAAGGGTGGTGTCACCGTAGATTTCCAATCTTTGCGGGGATTTATTCCGCGATCGCACTTGCTAGAACGTGATAATTTAGAATCGCTTAAAGGTACAACTTTAACGGCTGGTTTTTTAGAAGTAGACCGCAATACTAAAAAACTTGTTCTGTCTCAACGTTTAGGAACCCGTTCTAGTAACTTCAGTCAGTTAGAGATTGGTCAGTTAGTAGAAGGTAAGATAACTGGAATTAAACCTTTTGGCGTATTTGTCAATATAGATGGTTTGAGTGCTTTGCTACATATCAAGCAAGTCAGCCAAAAATTTATTGAGTCGCTAGAAAAAGTCTTTCAAGTTGGTCAAACACTCAAAGCAGTCATTATTGACTTAGATGAAGGCAAAAATCGAGTAGCTATCTCTACCAGAGCTTTAGAAAACTTCCCTGGCGAAGTGCTAGAAAACTTTGATGAAGTCATGGCTTCCGCCGAAGCACGCGCTCATCGAGCCGCTAATAAAGTAAACGAATAA
- a CDS encoding dienelactone hydrolase family protein, producing the protein MTEQAVVTETVQLSQDHLQIAAYLAQPQAPGSYPGIVVLQEIFGVNSHIREVTERIAKLGYVAIAPALFQRQAPGFETGYTPQDIEVGRDYAMQTTASELLGDIQSAIDYLKTLPQVKKEGFGCIGFCFGGHVTYLAATLPDIKAAASFYGAGITTRTFGGGNPTVTRTPEIKGTIYAFFGTEDASIPLEQVDQIENELEKYNISHRVFRYDGADHGFFCDHRASYNPQAAADAWEQVKQLFGTVLAA; encoded by the coding sequence ATGACTGAGCAAGCAGTAGTTACGGAGACGGTACAACTTTCGCAAGATCATCTACAAATCGCTGCTTACTTAGCACAACCACAAGCACCCGGTTCTTATCCAGGAATCGTAGTATTACAAGAAATTTTTGGCGTTAACTCCCATATTCGGGAAGTAACAGAACGGATTGCCAAGTTGGGGTATGTAGCGATCGCACCAGCACTATTCCAACGTCAAGCACCAGGCTTTGAAACTGGCTATACACCTCAAGATATTGAAGTCGGCAGAGACTATGCCATGCAAACCACAGCATCAGAGTTATTAGGCGATATTCAATCAGCCATAGATTACCTCAAAACTCTGCCCCAAGTGAAAAAAGAAGGCTTTGGCTGTATTGGCTTCTGCTTTGGTGGTCATGTTACCTACCTTGCCGCTACCTTACCAGATATCAAAGCTGCGGCATCTTTTTACGGTGCAGGGATAACTACTCGCACTTTTGGCGGTGGAAATCCTACCGTTACCCGTACACCAGAAATCAAGGGTACTATTTACGCCTTCTTTGGTACAGAAGATGCCAGTATCCCTCTAGAGCAGGTAGACCAAATAGAAAATGAGTTAGAAAAGTACAACATTTCTCATCGTGTGTTCCGCTACGATGGAGCTGACCACGGATTTTTCTGTGACCATCGAGCCAGCTATAATCCACAAGCAGCAGCTGACGCTTGGGAACAAGTAAAGCAGCTATTTGGAACTGTACTGGCAGCCTAA
- a CDS encoding GntR family transcriptional regulator, whose protein sequence is MIQFRIQPDSEIPASTQLFNQIRFAIASRQYPPGYKLPSTRALAMQTGLHRNTISKVYRQLEEDGFVESLAGSGIYVRAQGHEGGSRLQSPILTQHPEASKVLQQALDELLNQGYSLSQAREIFLAEIDWRLRCSARVLVAAPTQDMGVGELMAYELEEELKIPVQIVAIDELASVLDKTTSATVVTSRYFINDVEAIAAPKAIRVIPLDIYDYNKEITLLKQLPKDNCVGIVSLSSGIGRQAEVILHGLRGDELLIMTAQPKDNYKMQAIVKRAEVIICDQACYAIVQAAVQAASEDIIRPPKLIKVENYIGTNSINLLKRELGLG, encoded by the coding sequence ATGATTCAATTCCGTATTCAGCCAGATAGTGAAATTCCTGCATCAACCCAACTATTTAACCAAATTCGGTTTGCGATCGCATCTCGGCAATATCCACCCGGATACAAATTGCCCAGCACAAGGGCATTAGCGATGCAAACAGGGTTACACCGTAACACAATTAGTAAGGTATACCGTCAGTTAGAAGAAGATGGTTTTGTCGAAAGTTTGGCAGGTTCAGGGATTTATGTCCGCGCTCAAGGTCATGAGGGCGGTAGCAGGCTACAATCGCCAATTCTGACGCAACACCCCGAAGCATCGAAAGTTTTGCAGCAAGCCCTGGATGAACTCCTAAATCAAGGCTATTCACTCAGCCAAGCACGGGAAATATTCTTGGCAGAAATTGACTGGCGCTTGCGTTGTAGCGCACGGGTATTAGTAGCCGCACCAACTCAAGATATGGGTGTCGGGGAATTAATGGCTTATGAATTAGAAGAAGAACTCAAAATTCCCGTACAGATAGTAGCCATAGATGAATTAGCCTCTGTACTAGATAAAACTACCTCAGCAACAGTCGTCACCAGTCGCTATTTTATCAACGACGTAGAAGCGATCGCAGCTCCTAAAGCCATCCGCGTCATCCCTCTGGATATCTACGATTACAACAAAGAAATTACCCTCCTCAAACAATTACCCAAAGATAACTGTGTGGGAATAGTTAGCTTGAGTTCAGGAATTGGTCGCCAAGCAGAAGTCATCCTCCACGGTTTACGCGGTGACGAATTATTAATCATGACCGCCCAACCAAAAGATAATTACAAAATGCAGGCGATCGTCAAACGAGCTGAAGTAATTATCTGTGACCAAGCCTGTTACGCCATAGTCCAAGCAGCCGTACAAGCCGCCTCAGAAGACATTATCCGCCCACCAAAACTAATTAAGGTCGAGAATTACATAGGTACAAATTCGATTAACCTACTTAAACGAGAGTTGGGACTGGGTTAG
- a CDS encoding FAD-dependent hydroxylase, translating to MALTQLNQTISPQPTPPDQRGYDYDLVIVGGGIVGLTLASALKDSGLNILLIEAKVSSAAVAKGQAYAVHMLSARIYQGIGIWDKIRPQIAKYSQVRLSDADYPGVVEFATSDLGTPELGYVAEHQALLEPLQEFVQNCPNVTYLCPAEVVSTKYHNDVVTIEIKVAEQLRTVRSKLVVAADGSRSPIRQAAGIKTHGWKYWQSCIVAFVKPEKPHNNTAYERFWPSGPFAILPLPENRCRIVWTAPHEEAKALCALNDEQFLQELAKRFGNQMGKLELLGDRFVFQVQLMQSDRYVLPRLALVGDAAHNCHPVGGQGLNLGIRDVAALAQVIQKAHQTGEDIGNIRVLKRYERWRQVENLTILGFTDMLDRMFSNQFPPVVFVRRLGLWFLRSVPALKVFMLKLMIGLKGRTPELAKR from the coding sequence ATGGCGCTAACGCAGCTTAATCAAACTATTTCTCCTCAACCGACACCGCCAGACCAGCGAGGTTACGACTATGATTTAGTCATCGTCGGCGGTGGAATTGTTGGGTTAACTCTAGCCTCAGCATTAAAGGATTCTGGCTTGAATATACTGTTGATTGAGGCTAAAGTCTCATCAGCAGCCGTGGCTAAAGGACAAGCCTACGCAGTCCACATGCTGTCAGCACGAATCTACCAAGGCATCGGCATTTGGGATAAAATTCGCCCTCAAATTGCTAAGTACAGCCAAGTCCGCCTTTCTGACGCTGATTATCCTGGTGTGGTGGAGTTTGCAACCAGCGATTTAGGAACACCAGAATTAGGTTATGTAGCCGAACACCAAGCTTTACTGGAACCTCTACAGGAGTTTGTCCAGAATTGCCCAAATGTCACCTATCTATGTCCGGCTGAAGTGGTGAGTACCAAGTACCACAATGACGTAGTAACTATAGAAATTAAGGTTGCTGAACAATTACGCACAGTCCGCAGCAAATTAGTTGTAGCTGCTGATGGTTCACGATCGCCTATTCGTCAAGCGGCTGGGATTAAAACCCACGGCTGGAAGTATTGGCAATCTTGTATAGTTGCCTTCGTCAAGCCAGAAAAACCCCACAATAATACAGCTTACGAAAGATTCTGGCCTAGCGGACCCTTTGCAATTTTACCTTTACCTGAGAACCGTTGCCGCATCGTTTGGACAGCGCCCCACGAAGAAGCCAAAGCTTTGTGTGCTTTGAATGACGAGCAATTTTTGCAAGAACTTGCCAAGCGTTTTGGTAATCAGATGGGTAAGTTGGAATTATTAGGCGATCGCTTCGTTTTTCAAGTACAACTCATGCAAAGCGATCGCTATGTTCTCCCTCGTTTAGCATTAGTTGGCGACGCAGCGCACAATTGTCATCCTGTAGGTGGACAAGGCTTAAATTTAGGTATCCGTGATGTCGCAGCTTTGGCGCAGGTAATCCAAAAAGCGCATCAAACTGGTGAAGATATCGGCAATATTCGCGTATTGAAACGTTACGAACGCTGGCGACAAGTAGAGAATCTGACAATATTAGGCTTCACTGATATGTTAGACAGAATGTTTTCTAACCAATTTCCGCCAGTAGTATTTGTGCGTCGCTTGGGTTTATGGTTTTTGCGTAGCGTTCCCGCACTCAAAGTATTTATGCTCAAGTTGATGATTGGTTTAAAGGGAAGAACCCCAGAATTAGCGAAACGTTAA
- a CDS encoding Nif11-like leader peptide family natural product precursor — protein sequence MAQQNAAQLLKAVKENQALKQRLKATENPEAFIKIAKESGYDFTQEELETEINKLSEEDLAAIINPGWGPRKHIHPR from the coding sequence ATGGCTCAACAAAATGCTGCTCAACTTTTGAAGGCTGTGAAGGAAAATCAAGCATTAAAACAAAGACTAAAAGCAACTGAGAATCCAGAAGCCTTTATTAAGATTGCTAAAGAGAGCGGCTATGACTTCACACAGGAAGAACTGGAAACAGAAATTAACAAATTATCTGAAGAAGATTTAGCTGCTATCATCAATCCAGGTTGGGGACCTAGAAAACACATTCATCCTAGATAA
- a CDS encoding DUF2839 domain-containing protein: protein MGEAKRRKTTMGEKYGQDTRILPWVPITKSQSELFVTWTTRGAWVGIGAMVVIWVTIRFIGPAFGLWQVAD from the coding sequence ATGGGTGAAGCGAAACGTCGTAAAACTACAATGGGAGAAAAATATGGTCAAGACACTCGTATCTTACCTTGGGTTCCCATTACTAAATCTCAATCTGAACTATTTGTTACCTGGACTACTCGTGGTGCGTGGGTAGGCATTGGAGCTATGGTTGTAATTTGGGTAACTATCCGTTTTATTGGGCCAGCTTTTGGTTTGTGGCAAGTAGCAGACTAA
- a CDS encoding DUF1815 family protein yields MFLRLAHQHRQFVQDLVMNLQALAIVLERRGYPASCYTCGDQMNSASFMVSLGNNHLIRFLVSDYGITWTEMRDDRELMKLEGAEAINQLEELANLVKQPTPVTSSNKALAKRV; encoded by the coding sequence GTGTTTCTAAGACTAGCGCATCAACATCGGCAGTTCGTCCAAGACTTGGTAATGAACCTCCAAGCCTTGGCAATTGTACTAGAACGACGGGGCTATCCTGCGTCCTGTTATACCTGTGGCGACCAAATGAACAGTGCTTCATTTATGGTGAGTTTGGGTAATAATCATCTAATTCGCTTCCTAGTATCTGACTACGGCATCACTTGGACAGAAATGCGAGATGATCGCGAATTAATGAAACTAGAAGGTGCAGAAGCAATTAACCAATTAGAGGAATTAGCCAATCTTGTGAAGCAACCTACCCCAGTTACTTCAAGCAACAAGGCATTGGCAAAACGGGTTTAA